From the Bradyrhizobium ontarionense genome, the window CCTTGTTCCAGAGCTGGTTCAGACCGCGCGCGATCTGCAGCTTGGAGCCGGCGCCGACGTTGCGGTCATACATCTCGCCGTAATTTCCGACCGCCTTGACGATGCGGGAGAACCAATCCTTGGTGAGGCCGAGCTGCTCGCCGAGATTGCCGTCGGTGCCAAAGGCGCGCTTGAACTCCGGCTTGTCGGACTTGGCCATCTCGTCGACGTTCGCCTGGGTCACGCCGAGCTCCTCGGCCGTCACCAGCCCGAACAAGGTCCACTTCACGATGTCGAACCACTGATCGTCGCCGTGGCGGACCATGGGGCCCAGCGGCTCCTTCGAGATCACCTCGGGCAGCACCACGTGATCGGCCGGATTGGCGAGCTTCAGCCGCTCGGCGTAGAGGCCCGAGACGTCAGTGGTGAACACGTCGCAGCGGCCGGATTCGTAGGCCTTTATCGTCTCGTCTTGGCCGGCGAACGCGATCACCTCGTACTTCATCTTGTTGGCCTTGAAGTAGTCGGCGAGATTCTGCTCGGTCGTTGTGCCGGTCTGCACGCAGACCGAAGCGCTGTTCAGCTCAAGCGCGGAATTCACTTTGAGGGCCTTCTTCACCATGAAGCCCTGGCCGTCATAATAGGTCACGCCGGCGAAATTGGCGCCCAGCGAGGTATCGCGCGACAGCGTCCACGTCGTGTTGCGGGACAGCACGTCGATTTCACCGGATTGCAGCGCGGTGAAGCGATCCTTGGCGGACAGCGGCACGAACTTGACCTTGGTCGGATCGTTGAAGATCGCAGCCGCGATGGCGCGGCAGACGTCGACGTCGAGCCCGGTCCAATTGCCCTTGTCGTCAGGCGACGAGAAGCCAGGAAGGCCCTGGCTGACGCCGCAGGCGACCATGCCGCGATCCTTGACGGTCTTGAGCGTCTCGGCCTGAGCGCCGACGCTCGCCAGGACCGGGGCGAGAGCAAGAGTAAGAGCAAGAGTGACGCGTTTCATAAGCACAGCCTTTCGAGGTCGTTCCTTGGGGAGCGATGAAATCTCCGCGCGTGGGTGGGCCGACCTGAATCCGCCATTGCAAACGCCATACCAACAATATGGCGCCCGCCATGCACAACAAAGCCGTGCATGCAGAATGGAGCGGAAATCGCGACAAGCCCCTCAACGTGCAGCGATCGAATTGCGCCAGCATCACAGAACGACTGGCTGTCCGGGTCAAGGGGTTGACGGCCCTGTTCTGCATTCTGTTATTAACGACCGCAGTCCTGCCCGATTTGAGCTTTGGCAGCCTGAAAAGAGAAAAGACACGCGAATGGCATCATCGAACGACCCCGCTGCGGCGGTGCGACAAAACGTCGAGACACGGCTGATCACCGGGGGCAGGGATACGAAGGCGCAGCACGGATTCGTGAATCCTCCGGTCGTTCATGGCTCGACCGTTCTGTACCCCACCGCCGAGGACCTGCACGCGCACCGCGGTGAATTCCAGTACGGCCGTCACGGCACCCCGACCACCAAGGCGCTGCAGCAGGCGCTGATGGCGCTCGAAGGTCCGCAATGCGCCGGTGTCGGCATCGCGCCGTCGGGTCTCGGGGCGATCTCGACGACGCTGCTGTCGGTGCTCAAGGCCGGCGATCACCTCCTGGTCTGCGACAGCGTCTATCGTCCGACCCGCAATTTCTGCAACGGTATGCTGGCGCGCTATGGGGTCGAGACGACCTATTTTGATCCATTGATCGGCACAGGAATTGAGCAACTGCTCAAGCCGAATACACGCGCGGTGGTTGTCGAGGCGCCCGGATCGCAGTCCTTCGAGATGCCGGACATCCCGGCGATCGCGGCCGTCGCGCATGCCCATGGCGCACTCGTGATCGACGACAACACGTGGGCCACGCCGCTCTATCACCGCTCCCTGGATCAGGGCGTCGACATCAGCATGCAGGCCGCCACCAAATATATCGGTGGCCATTCCGACATCATGTTCGGGACGATTTCGGCCAATGCGAAGGCCTGGCCGCTGATCGTCGAAGGCATCCGGCTGCTCGGCGTCTGCGCCGGTCCGGACGATGTGTTCCTGGCTCTGCGCGGCGTGCGGACCCTCGGTGTGCGCCTGGCCCAGCATCATCGGTCCGGCGTCGAGATGGCGCGCTGGCTCGCAGCCCGCCCGGAGGTCATCCAGGTCCTGCATCCGGCGCTGGAAAGCCATCCAGGGCATGCCATCTGGAAGCGCGATTTCACCGGCGCCTCCGGCCTGTTCAGCATCGTGCTGCAGCCGAAGCCGCAAGCCGCAGTGGATGCGATGCTCGACGCGCTGACGCTGTTCGGCATGGGCTATTCCTGGGGCGGCTTCGAAAGCCTCGCGATTCCGTTCGACTGCGCGAGCTACCGCACCGCCACCAGCTGGGCACCGGGCGGCCCCACCCTGCGCCTGCACATCGGGCTCGAGAACGTCGAGGATCTCAAGACCGATCTCGATCGCGGCTTTGCG encodes:
- a CDS encoding amino acid ABC transporter substrate-binding protein — protein: MKRVTLALTLALAPVLASVGAQAETLKTVKDRGMVACGVSQGLPGFSSPDDKGNWTGLDVDVCRAIAAAIFNDPTKVKFVPLSAKDRFTALQSGEIDVLSRNTTWTLSRDTSLGANFAGVTYYDGQGFMVKKALKVNSALELNSASVCVQTGTTTEQNLADYFKANKMKYEVIAFAGQDETIKAYESGRCDVFTTDVSGLYAERLKLANPADHVVLPEVISKEPLGPMVRHGDDQWFDIVKWTLFGLVTAEELGVTQANVDEMAKSDKPEFKRAFGTDGNLGEQLGLTKDWFSRIVKAVGNYGEMYDRNVGAGSKLQIARGLNQLWNKGGLQYAPPIR
- the metC gene encoding cystathionine beta-lyase; its protein translation is MASSNDPAAAVRQNVETRLITGGRDTKAQHGFVNPPVVHGSTVLYPTAEDLHAHRGEFQYGRHGTPTTKALQQALMALEGPQCAGVGIAPSGLGAISTTLLSVLKAGDHLLVCDSVYRPTRNFCNGMLARYGVETTYFDPLIGTGIEQLLKPNTRAVVVEAPGSQSFEMPDIPAIAAVAHAHGALVIDDNTWATPLYHRSLDQGVDISMQAATKYIGGHSDIMFGTISANAKAWPLIVEGIRLLGVCAGPDDVFLALRGVRTLGVRLAQHHRSGVEMARWLAARPEVIQVLHPALESHPGHAIWKRDFTGASGLFSIVLQPKPQAAVDAMLDALTLFGMGYSWGGFESLAIPFDCASYRTATSWAPGGPTLRLHIGLENVEDLKTDLDRGFAAFNAA